Proteins encoded together in one Solanum lycopersicum chromosome 7, SLM_r2.1 window:
- the LOC101254008 gene encoding aconitate hydratase, cytoplasmic, producing MYSNTARKYSSSAASSLLRASSSVTRPLASTSTAAHAPCRAGAASGNQQRYSSTLRSLRCSVPRWSHGVDWKSPISLTAQIRTAAPALNGFHRKLATMAAENPFKGILTGLPKPGGGEFGKFYSLPALNDPRIDKLPYSIRILLESAIRNCDNFQVKKEDVEKIIDWENSAPKLVEIPFKPARVLLQDFTGVPAVVDLACMRDAMNNLGSDSDKINPLVPVDLVIDHSVQVDVTRSENAVQANMELEFQRNKERFAFLKWGSNAFQNMLVVPPGSGIVHQVNLEYLGRVVFNREGLLYPDSVVGTDSHTTMIDGLGVAGWGVGGIEAEAAMLGQPMSMVLPGVVGFKLSGNLRNGVTATDLVLTVTQMLRKHGVVGKFVEFYGEGMSGLSLADRATIANMAPEYGATMGFFPVDHVTLQYLKLTGRSDETVGMVESYLRANNMFVDYKEPQQEKVYSSYLNLDLADVEPCLSGPKRPHDRVPLKEMKSDWHACLDNKVGFKGFAVPKEVQDKVAKFSFHGQPAELKHGSVVIAAITSCTNTSNPSVMLGAALVAKKASELGLHVKPWVKTSLAPGSGVVTKYLLKSGLQKYLNQQGFNIVGYGCTTCIGNSGDLDESVASAISENDIVAAAVLSGNRNFEGRVHALTRANYLASPPLVVAYALAGTVDIDFEKDPIGVGKDGKDVYFRDIWPSTEEIAEVVQSSVLPDMFKSTYEAITKGNTMWNELSVPTTKLYQWDPKSTYIHEPPYFKGMTMDPPGPHGVKDAYCLLNFGDSITTDHISPAGSIHKDSPAARYLMERGVDRRDFNSYGSRRGNDEIMARGTFANIRLVNKLLNGEVGPKTVHIPSGEKLSVFDAAMKYKSAGQSTIILAGAEYGSGSSRDWAAKGPMLLGVKAVIAKSFERIHRSNLVGMGIVPLCFKAGEDADTLGLTGQERYTIDLPENISEIRPGQDVTVQTDTGKSFTCVVRFDTEVELAYFNHGGILQYVIRQLTKQ from the exons ATGTATAGTAATACAGCTCGCAAGTACTCTTCTTCTGCTGCTTCTTCATTATTGAGAGCATCTTCTTCTGTTACAAGGCCGCTTGCTTCAACTTCTACTGCTGCTCACGCGCCTTGTCGTGCTGGTGCTGCTTCTGGTAATCAGCAGCGTTATTCATCAACGCTTCGGTCTCTGCGTTGCTCTGTGCCGAGGTGGAGTCACGGTGTTGATTGGAAGTCTCCGATCAGTCTTACTGCTCAGATCAGGACTGCTGCCCCTGCTCTCAACGGGTTTCATCGGAAACTAGCTACCATGG CTGCAGAGAACCCATTTAAGGGAATCCTCACTGGTCTTCCAAAGCCCGGAGGTGGTGAATTCGGAAAGTTCTATAGCTTACCTGCGCTCAATGATCCCAGGATTG ACAAGCTACCATACTCTATCAGAATTCTTCTCGAATCAGCAATCCGTAATTGTGACAACTTTCAAGTGAAAAAGGAAGATGTTGAGAAGATTATTGACTGGGAAAATTCTGCACCTAAGCTTGTGGAGATACCCTTCAAGCCTGCCCGTGTCTTGCTGCAG GATTTTACTGGTGTACCAGCTGTGGTGGACCTTGCTTGCATGCGTGATGCCATGAACAACCTTGGCAGTGATTCTGACAAGATTAATCCATTG GTTCCTGTCGACCTAGTTATTGATCACTCAGTTCAAGTTGATGTAACAAGGTCAGAAAATGCAGTCCAGGCTAATATGGAGCTTGAATTCCAAAGGAATAAGGAGAGATTTGCCTTCCTTAAGTGGGGATCCAATGCTTTCCAAAACATGCTTGTTGTTCCACCTGGGTCTGGTATTGTGCATCAG GTGAATCTTGAATATCTTGGAAGGGTTGTGTTCAATAGGGAAGGCTTGCTCTACCCAGATAGCGTGGTCGGAACAGATTCCCACACCACTATGATTGATGGGTTAGGAGTTGCTGGCTGGGGTGTCGGAGGTATTGAGGCAGAAGCTGCAATGCTTGGCCAG CCAATGAGCATGGTGTTGCCTGGAGTTGTCGGGTTCAAGCTATCAGGGAATTTGCGAAATGGTGTAACTGCCACTGACTTGGTTCTGACTGTCACTCAAATGCTGAGGAAGCATGGTGTTGTTGGAAAGTTTGTTGAATTCTATG GTGAGGGAATGAGTGGTCTTTCATTGGCTGACAGGGCCACCATTGCAAACATGGCTCCTGAATATGGTGCAACAATGGGTTTCTTCCCTGTAGATCATGTTACTTTGCAATACCTCAAGTTAACAGGGAGAAGTGATGAAACA GTTGGAATGGTAGAGTCATATCTCCGTGCAAATAATATGTTTGTCGATTATAAAGAG CCTCAACAAGAAAAGGTGTACTCTTCTTATTTGAACTTAGACCTTGCCGATGTTGAACCATGTCTGTCAGGGCCAAAGAG ACCTCATGACCGTGTGCCTTTGAAAGAAATGAAGTCTGACTGGCATGCTTGCCTAGATAACAAAGTTGGATTCAAG GGATTTGCTGTGCCAAAAGAGGTGCAAGATAAAGTGGCCAAGTTTTCCTTCCATGGGCAACCTGCAGAGCTCAAACATGGCAGTGTTGTGATTGCTGCTATCACAAGTTGCACAAATACATCCAATCCCAGTGTTATGCTAGGAGCAGCTCTGGTTGCCAAAAAGGCATCTGAGCTGGGTCTACAT GTTAAGCCATGGGTTAAAACTAGCCTTGCCCCAGGCTCTGGTGTTGTTACAAAATATTTACTCAAGAG TGGTCTACAGAAGTATTTAAATCAGCAAGGTTTCAACATTGTTGGCTATGGCTGCACCACTTGTATAGGGAACTCTGGGGACTTGGATGAATCTGTTGCTTCTGCCATATCAGAGAACG ACATTGTTGCTGCTGCTGTACTCTCCGGAAATCGGAACTTTGAGGGGCGTGTTCATGCCCTGACAAGAGCAAACTATCTTGCTTCACCTCCCTTGGTGGTTGCCTATGCTCTTGCTGGCACT GTTGATATAGACTTTGAGAAAGATCCAATTGGAGTGGGGAAGGATGGTAAGGATGTGTACTTCAGGGATATATGGCCATCAACTGAAGAAATTGCTGAG GTTGTTCAATCAAGTGTATTGCCAGACATGTTCAAGAGTACATATGAAGCTATCACAAAGGGAAATACCATGTGGAATGAATTATCTGTGCCAACAACAAAGCTGTACCAATGGGATCCTAAATCTACATACATCCATGAGCCACCATATTTCAAGGGTATGACCATGGATCCTCCTGGACCTCATGGAGTGAAGGATGCTTACTGCTTGCTGAACTTTGGCGACAGTATTACTACTGATCACATTTCACCTGCTGGAAGCATTCATAAAGATAGCCCTGCTGCTAGGTACCTTATGGAGCGGGGTGTCGATCGCAGGGACTTCAACTCATATGGTAGCCGTCGTGGTAATGATGAGATTATGGCTAGGGGTACTTTCGCCAATATCCGCCTTGTAAACAAGCTGTTAAACGGGGAGGTTGGTCCAAAGACGGTCCACATTCCTTCTGGAGAAAAGCTATCTGTGTTTGATGCTGCTATG AAATACAAATCCGCTGGACAAAGCACTATTATCTTGGCTGGAGCTGAATATGGAAGTGGAAGCTCCCGAGATTGGGCTGCCAAGGGACCAATGTTGTTG GGAGTTAAAGCTGTAATTGCTAAGAGCTTCGAGAGGATTCATCGCAGTAACTTGGTAGGAATGGGTATTGTGCCTCTATGTTTTAAGGCTGGGGAGGATGCAGATACACTTGGATTGACAGGTCAAGAGCGCTATACCATTGATCTTCCTGAAAATATTAGTGAGATCCGCCCTGGGCAAGACGTTACTGTACAAACAGATACTGGAAAATCCTTCACCTGCGTAGTGCGGTTCGACACTGAG